CCTGCTTAGCGACGGGACCATCCGGGACTGCAACGGCACGGTGGGCGGTCACGATGTGACAGTGACCTTCTTCCACAGGTCCTGGGATGGCTTCGCGTACACCCTTGACTCTACCTACAACACCGTGGCGACCACCGACCTCATGGGGGACCTGCCGACCCTCTCGTCTGATGATGGGGCTGTATTATACACGGCCAAGGAACTGGGAAGCGTGGGGTTCTACGATGCGAGTGCGCCTGTTATCTACGCTCTTTTCCACCCCATGTTCCTGGGTTCCCCCCAGCCATATGAGGTGGATCCTGTCGGGAATCCCGGTTATACAGTTCTCTACGCGCCCTGGTACACGGGGTTCCAGCCCCTCAACCAGGAACGCCTGCTGACGAACCTTACCCACGACCTGACACCCAACGGTTTACCCGCTTACGCTTTGGCACTGTCGGGGGAGGTTATCTTTAATAGCGGGCAACCGGCGGCGAGTGAGACTCTCACCATCGAAATGAGTTGGACCGACACCAGTTCCAGCACGATGTCGACTATTTACAGGGTCGCCACCGATTCGTTGGGCAAGTTCAGCTTTACACCGCCCGCAGATATTTCCAACAGCGACCCGATTACTGTTCAGTTCAGACGAGTTTCAAAATACTGGGGTGTACGTAACTTCGGTTCGATTAACTGGAAACCATGGTACGGGTGGATGGAATCTCTGGAGTAGGGCTTACCAAAGGAGCAATGGCGATGAATACTATTCAGATAAATCACGGTCATGAGGCGTCCAGAGGTCAGCGGGGCACCGCCCTTGTCCTGTCCCTGTTCCTCATCACGGTGCTCACCGTTCTGGGAACCATGGTACTTAACACCGCCATTGTAGAGATCAAAATGGCCCAGAACCAGAAGATCTCCTCCCAGGTATTTTACGCGGCGGAGGCCGGACTGGAGAGGGGTCTCCTCATGCTCATCGAGGACTTCGATACCGAGGGCGGGTCCGCATGGGGCAACGCGAACTACGTAGGCTGGGCCGAGACGGTCACAGAGTCAGCGGTGAGCGGGTCCACCACCTTCGACCCCGACGTGCGTTCCCTGGATATGTACATCTCGAGCCCCGATGCGAACCTTAAAAAACTGACCCTCTCGGGCGGTCACGGAGTGAACAACCTCACCTTCGACCTTTATATCTATAAGGTAGGTTCAAGCGAGGCTTACGTGATGTCCAACGCCTACGGCAACGGCGGAATGGCTGCCATAGAATACCACCTTGCGGTGGAGGATATGTCCCCTTACAACAACGCTATCTTCACCGGGGCGGGGGTTTCAGGCCACTTCCAGGGTAGTGTCAACCTTGCTGGATCCATTTACTCGAGAGGGACCCTGGACGTGGGTGCCAACGTCCAGGTCACCAACAACTACACCACGGGGCACCATCCCCTTGCACCCGGGGATGCTCTTTACGACATGCTGCCGGCCGTTACGGACCTGGATACAAAGGTCCGGGTCAAGGGGGGTGACCTCAACATAGAATCGACCTCAGCCCAGATCGGATACGCCGGCACCGACAACCGCATAGAGGGTATCTATGTGGACGGCGCTACCAACATCGATGCCGTTGGGACCCACTATTACGACGAACACACCAGCGAGGTCCCCGACGTTCCCCTGCCCAGCATCTATGACGGGATCAGGGAGATCTTTGACGACAATAGCCTGAACCTGGATACCTGCATCGCCGCCAAGTCGGGAGCCAACGACGCGGCCATAGCCACCTCCATCTACGCCGACTGGGTCAGCGGCACGGGGTGCGCATCTTCCCTTTCCAGTTCCGGCATGGTTATCAACGCCAGTGATTTCGGGTCCCCTGCGGTTATCGATGGCTCTACCGGGAACCTGACCTACGATGACGGGGCCGGCAACGGGATGTATTTCGACGACGCTACTGATACCCTCACCATCAAGGGCAACGTGGTCATTCTCGGGGACCTTAAGTTTGGCCAGTCTAACGGGAACGATGACATTACCTACGAGGTTTACGGCGACAACTCGGGAGGGTTCAGCCAGGCCGATGGAGGCACCCTCTATTGCAGCGGAGATTTGGAAATCCGAGGCGGCTTCAGCCCCGATCCCAGCAAGGGCTACCTCAAGGGGGTCACGGGAGTGGATGACATCAACAGCCTCGGAGTTGTAACGCCGGGGGACATCACCTTTACCGGAAAGAACGACAATATCCACGCCGGGTTCTATTTCGCCGAAGGGCAGGTGAACTTTAACAAACAATCCAAGTTTGCCGGTACGATTATTGGCGGTCTGGTGAACTTCTCCCAGGTGCCGGATGTGTACCAGGTTCCCAACCTCAAGAACTACCTACCCCCGGGGGTGCCCGGCGGACAGACCATCGTGAAGCTTACCAGCCGAGAGTGGAGGAGAGTGTATTAAAGGCAGGAGCCAGAATCCTGTAGCCAGTAGCCAGAAGAGAATCGAAAAAAAGAGCTGACTCACGATTACATAGAGGAAAACCACCATTTGGTGGTTTTCCTGTTTTCCACAAAATATTGTATTCAAACGGGTAGTTAAATACCAAGTCTTGTGGAAATTGTTTAAGTTACCACTGCAACCTGTTAAAAAAGCAACATTTTTTATTTTTTCCCCTTGACAAACGTTGTATTTTTTTTCATAATTTGTATAAATTTTGTGAAACTTAGCAAAACTTAGCAAAATTTGTCTTCAATGTTCACTTGGGGAAGACTATGAAAAAGGGGAAAAAGGTGCAGCTTAAATCCAACCTCAAACCCAACAACGTCCGGAACATCAGGGAAGCCAAACTGATGTCCAAGTCAGAGCTTGCCAAGGCGGCCGATCTTTCCATCCCTACCATCGACAGGGTGGAGAAGGGGCATCCGTGCCGTATGGAGACCATGAGGAAGATCATCAAGGCTCTGGGCCTGACCCTGGACGAACGCAACACAGTTTTCCTCGAATAGGGGAGGAGATAGATGGCACTGATTGGCGGTTCGAAAGCTATAGCCGGTCTGGACATAGGCTCCAGTTCCATCAAGATCGTCCTGCTCAAGGAGACGGGCAAGGGGTATCGCCTCCTGAACATGGGCATACGGCCTCTTCCTCAGGAGGTCATCGTTGACGGGGCCATTATGGATGCCGGTGTCATCAGTGATACTCTGAGGGACATGGTCCGTGAGATGAAGCTCAAGGTGAAGGACGTTGCAGTATCCGTGTCTGGTCACTCAGTCATTATCAAGAAGATCAAAATACAGGAGATGACCGAAGAGGAGCTGGAGAAGAACATCCAGTTCGAGGCCGAGCAGTACGTTCCCTTTGATGCCTCTGAGGTCAACATGGACTTTGTCATTATGGGAACGGTGGAGGGGGAAGGCAAGATGGAGGTCCTCCTGGTGGTGGTGAAGAAAGACGTTATAAACGATATCACCACCGTCGTCTCAGATGCCGGCCTCAACCCCATAGTGGTGGATGTGGATGCCTTCGCCCTGCAGAACATGTACGAGACCAACTATGTCATGAACCCCGAAGATGTTGTGGCACTGGTGAACGTGGGTGCTTCAACGACGAACATCAATATTATCAGGGATGGAGTTTCTATCTTCACACGGGACGTTTCGGTAGGGGGCAACCAGTACACCGAGTCTATCCAGAAACAGCTGCAGGTCAGTTACGACGAGGCGGAACTTCTCAAGAAAGGCGAATCGGTGGGAGAGAAGGGTGCCGCTGATGTGGAAGCGATCATGGTCACCATCTCCGGCAACCTGGCCCAGGAGATACAGAGATCCCTGGACTTCTTCAACTCATCCAACCCGGACATTCAGATCAGCCGCGTTTCCTTGTGCGGCGGCGGTGCAAAGGTCGAAAGTGTGGTCAAGGCGATGGAGCAGCGGTTGGGGATCCAGGTAGAAATGGTTAACCCCCTGGAGGCCATAACTGTCAACCGGAAGAAGTTTGACCCGGATCTGATCGCGGATATGGCCCCGATGCTGGGTATAGGTGTGGGACTGGCCATAAGAAAGGCGCATGACCGATGATAAAGATCAATCTTTTACCGGTCCGTGAAGAACGGCGCCGCCTGGGTGCCAGGCAGGAACAGATGTTCTTCGCACTCATAATGATCCTTGCTGTCATCGGGGTCTATTACTGGCACGCTACAACCAACGCCAAAATAAAAGACCTGAGGATTCACATCACCCAGGCCGAGCAGGACATAACCCGGCTGAGCAAGATCGTCAAGGAAGTGGAAAAGTTCAAGGCGGACAAAAAGATCCTGGAAGGCAAGATCGCCGTTATCGATAAGCTCAAGACCTTTCGACAGGTTCAGATCCATTACATGGATGAACTCAACAAAGCTCTGCCGAGCCAGGTCTGGCTCGAATACTATCAGCAGAAGGGCGATACTCTGGTGCTGCGGGGCAAATCCCTGTCCACCGATGATATTGCCGGTTTCATGAGAAACCTGGAATCTTCCGTTTATTTTGAAGACATCAGGCTCGACCAGACGAGCCAGAAGGAACAATCGGTTGGTGACAGGAAAATGAAAGTGAACGACTTCAGTCTCAGGCTGATGGTTGTTCCCGCTGGCGGGAAAGGGTAATCCCACACCAGGGAGGATTCAGGACATGGCTATCGATGCACAAACAATCGCCAACCTTTCCCCGGCCAAAAAGATCCTTCTGGTGCTGGTATCCGTAGTCCTGGTTTTCGGGCTTTACTGGCAGCTGGCCTATAAAGGGAAGGCAAGAACGATCGACAGGCTCAGGAACGACCTGAGCAATAAACAGGCCAAACTCAATGAAAATGAGGCCATTGCCAGAAACCTCCCGAGGTTCAAGGAGGAGGTCCAGAAACTTAACCAGCAGTTGGGCAAGGTCGTTCAGGAACTGCCAAACAAAAGGGAGATCCCCGACCTGCTGGAGAAGATCAGCAACCTGGGTGCTCTAAACGGCCTTGAGGTTATTTATATCAAACCGCAGAACGATGTTGATCAGGGTTTTTATGCCGAGGTTCCTATAGCGATCAAGGTAAAAGGCGGTTATCACGAGGTAGGACTTTTCCTCGATGCACTTAGCAGGCTGCCGAGGATCATCAATGTCAGCGATATCACCATGGGCAACGCCAAGGAAGATGAGCGCAGCGGAGTTATCGTCCTGGACATCAGTGCCCTTGCCACGACTTACAGATACGTCGAGAAGGGGGGATGATCATGAGTTTTAGGAACTTCTCACTCCCTGTCCTCCTGATTTTCCTGACAGGGGTCATGGTTGCGGGGTCAGCCTGCAGTAAAAAGGCGCCCCCATCGAAGCCGCTGGCTCCGTTAGCTGTGACGCCCAAAAAAGCGGCGCCTGCGGCAACTGCGACAGTCGCAGCTGAGGATCAGGTTTCGGCCTTTGGCTACGAAGTGTCGGGCAGAAACCCCTTTGGCTCACTCCTGAGAGTCAAGAAATTGGTGGCGGAAGGGATTCCTGAAGAGCAGTTGACACCGCTCCAGAGAATTCCGGTCACTGATATGAAGGTGGAGAGTATCATTATCAGCAGCAGGAAATCGGTAGCCCACGTCATTACTCCCGATGGGAAGGCTCATATTATTGCGATTGGAACACTAATGGGCCGGCACAAGGGTAAGGTTGTCAGGATGAACTCGGACGAAATTATCGTAGAGGAACAGTTTGAGGATTACCTGGGAAGGGCGTTCAAGCAGGAAACGGTTCTCAGGTTACGCGAAAAAGAAGGGGAGAATCTGTGATGAAGCGTTTTATCGCAAAACTGCCGTGGGTTCTTCTGGCGGTCTTCGCCCTGGTCGCAAGCGGGTGTGCTGCTCCCAAGAGCCAGATGCGCTCCTCCGTGGAAGAAGCAGCCTTGGCCAGTGTCACCTCGGTGACAGGTGAGGAACTGCCGGACAGGGTTCGACTGAACATTGAGGGTACGGCAACCCTCGCTTACACGGTGTTCAGACTTTCAGAACCGTTGAGGCTTATCGTTGATCTGGCTGATACCGACATAACCGGTCTCGGTGAACTGATCACGGTGGACCTTGGGAACGTTGCCACTGTCAGCCCCATCCAGTTGTACGAGGATGCCGGGCGTATCGGCCGCCTCGAAGTCTCCCTGGTGGAGTTGTGGGACTATGAAACTTCAAGGGCTGATAACACCATAATTATCGATTTCCTCAAGCCTGTTACGGTTTCGGAAGAGACCCCCCAGGCTGATGAAATGCTCCCGGCACAACCGGTCTCCGATAAACCGCCTGTAGAAGTGGTGGAGCTGGAACTGACCCCCGGAGGGGAAACTACGGATGCCCAGGGTGAAATTATGGCAGAAGGAACCGCTGCCGCTCAGGTTCAGGAGGATCTGCCTCCGGCCGGGTTCATTAACAGTGTCCTTTTTGTAGAGGCTGGCGACGGGTTGACCGTTGAATTCGTTGCTGATGGTAGCGTTTCAGAGTACCTGACTATGGAACTTTCAGACCCGACCCGTCTTGTGCTTGACGTTCAGAATGTGGCAAAGGGGTTCGCACCAAGCAGGATCCCGGTTGAAATGGGTGGTGTAACCAATATTCGGGTGGGTGAACATTACGATCAAAACAAGCTGCGTTTCGTTTTTGACATGGAGGGTGACCAAATACCTCCCTATTTTGTGGAATCTGCGGGATCCGGGCTGGTACTGCGAATTGGCGAGGGAGTTGTCCCGGTCCAGCAGATTGAGGCCGCAGCTGCTCAGCCCGAATTCGAGCCGGAACCCGCATCCTCCTTCACCGAGGTTTCCGCCTCCGCCCAGGTGGCTATGGCCGACAAGTCTGAGGAAAGTCTCGAACCCGCGCCTGCTACTGCCGTGGCCGGAGCGGTGGCCCAATCTGATAGCGGAGTGTCCGAAATCCGGTATCGGGCCGAAGTCTCAGGCGGTGCTGTCCTGGTCATCTCGGATCCTCCCGTCGAATACGAGATCTCCCAACCGGATGCGAGCCATCTTCTCATTGATCTCAGAGATGTAGCTCTCTCCAGGGATCTGGTCAGGAGTCAGGATACCAGGGATATGGATGGGGCACTTCAATCGATGAGTTCCTATAACCCAAGGGGCGGCGGAGGCGGCAGAATAAGCCTGACCTTTATCCCAGGCACTACCTACGAGGTGGATCAGACCGGCGGGACCCTTACTGTGTCCCTGACGGCTCCTGCGGCGGTACCGATGGCCCAGTCAATCGCTCAGAAAGTCCAGCCGGAAGCAGTTGCTCTTATTCAGACACCCGTGTCACCGGCTCTGGTGCCGGCCGCAGCTACCGCTTCTGCTACCGAGAAGATGGTGGTAGAGGACATTGCGGTCCCCAGGGAAGTGGGACCGCAATACACAGGGGAACGGATCACCCTTGATTTTCAGAACGCCGACCTGCTCAACGTGCTGAGACTCATAGCAGAGGTTAGCGGACTCAATATTATCACGGCGGAAGGTGTGGGCGGAAAGATCAGCATGCGCATGCAGGATGTTCCATGGGACCAGGCTCTTGATATCATCCTTAAAACCAAGGGCCTGGGACAGGTTCGGGAAGGTAACGTAGTGCGAATCGCCCCGCGGGCAATCCTGGAAGGTGAAAGGATTGCTGAACTCAAAGCCAAGGAGGCTGAAGTTAAGATGGAGAACCTGATCCTTGAGATCGTGCCAATCAGCTACTCCAAGGCCGAGGATCTGGTGAGCCAATTAAACTCTTTCCTCAGTGCCAGGGGATCCATCACAACCGACAAGAGGACCAACTCCCTTATTGTAAAGGACATCGAGGAGAATGTTAAAAAGATCAAAGATCTGGTGGGAGAGTTGGATGTTCCAACGCCTCAGGTAAGGATCGAAGCCAGGATCGTCATCGTTGATGAGGGCTACGTGAAGAACCTCGGTATTCAGTGGGGAGGGGTCCACGACGATGGGGCCGGAACCCAGATCTTCGGTGAATCGGGTACATCCAGTACCGGTTTTTCAGGCGCTCTCGTCAACATGCCTGCATCAAACGCCAATACTGTCCTCGGGTTCACCTTTGGCAACATCAATAATTTCACCAACTTGGACCTCAGGCTAAGTGCTCTGGAGCAGACGAACAACGGACGAATCATTTCAAGTCCGTCCCTGCTCGTCATCCAGAACGAAACGGCCAATATTGAGGTGAACAACCCCTTCCCTGAAAACCGAACATCTACTGAGGTAAGTGATGAGGGGTCGACCACGACAACCGAAGTTTCCTTCCCGGACATATGGACCAAACTGAAAATAACTCCCCAGGTAACGAGCAGTGATGATATCTTCATGGAGGTTCTGGTGGAGAAGGACAGCAAGGGACAGCAGGCTGTCTTTGATGACAACATTTTCACCGGTGTGAACAAGCACAAGCTGGAAACCAAGATTATTCTGAAAAATCACGGAACGGCAGTCATCGGCGGTCTCTATACCGAGAACGAGGGGCAAAGCAACAGCAGCGTACCGTTTTTCTCCAAGATCCCTGTTCTCGGGTGGTTGTTCAAGAACAAGAACACCTCAAACAATAGAGATGAGCTTCTCATTTTTATCAACGCCACCATCGTCGAAGGTTAAAAGACCCACAACAGCGACAAACGCATCCGCCGATAGGGGCGGATGCGTTTTTTTTAGGAGGATATGAGACATGCTTCGATTCCTGACGGCAGGTGAATCCCATGGCGAATCGCTCATTGCCATTCTTGAAGGGCTTCCTGCGGGCCTGGAGGTGAGTTCCGGTCAGATTAATCTAGAGCTTGCAAGAAGGCAGAAAGGTTATGGACGTGGAAAACGGATGGAAATCGAGAGCGACAAGGTGGAATTTTTTTCCGGGATGCGGGGAGGAAGGACTTTAGGCAGCCCCCTGGCAATGCGCATAAAAAATCGGGATTGGGATAATTGGCAGAATACGATGGGACCCGAGGGGAGAAATCGTGATGCCCGATCGGTTTCCAGTCCCCGGCCCGGTCACGCAGATCTTGCCGGAGGTATAAAGTACGGACATAAAGATTTCAGGAATATCCTTGAAAGAGCCAGTGCGAGAGAGACGGCTGCCAGGGTGGCCGTGGGAGCCGTGGTAAAGGCCCTGTTGGAACGGTGCGGGGTAACCATCGGCGGACATGTTGTGTCCATTGGAGGATCATCCCCTTCAACCGCGGAATTTAAAAGGCACAGAGAGGGAGCTATTGCGGAAACCTCGCCGGTACGATGCCTGGACAAATCCGCCGAGAGGGAAATGGTAAAACTTATCGATAAAGCGATGGAAGATGGTGAGACCTTAGGTGGTGTTTTCGAGATAAAAGCCTTTGATGTTCCGGTGGGGTTGGGTAGTCACGTTCACTGGGACCGACGTCTGGATTCTGATCTGGCCTCTGCAGTTATGAGTATTCCTGCCATTAAAGGCGTTCAGATCGGATCTGGGTTTCGAGCTGCCCAACTGCCCGGTTCAGCCGTCCACGACGCTATTTTTTACGATAAGACCAGAGGATTTTATCGTGAGACGAACAATGCCGGAGGTATCGAAGGGGGGATCACCAATGGGGAAACAGTGATCCTCTCAGCTGCCATGAAGCCCATACCGACCCTGATGTCGCCCCTGGGATCTGTTCATTTCCTGAGTAAGAGGAAAGTTGATGCCGCAGTGGAACGCTCCGATGTCACAGCTGTTCCTGCAGCATGCGTTATTGGTGAATCTATGGTTGCCTTTGTGCTGGCCAAGCACATGTGCGAAAAATTTGGTGGTGACTCCATGGATGAGATGCTGCAAAATCTGGAGGCGTATAAGAGTTACATTGAAAAACTGTAGAAACGGTGAACAGTGAACAGTGAACGGTATAATCACAGCTGCACACATTGTTGATATTATTTTTATCCTTTTCCAATTAATGCAGTTTTTTTTCATAGTTCACTTTTCACAAGAGTGGAGATCCACCAACAATGAATTTCAAGCAAAATTATCTTGCTGGCTTCAAGGGATCGGGCAAAAGCGGTGACTGAAACAATACATGTCGGCCTTGGAAACAGATCCTATCCGATCACCATAGGCGATAAGGCCTGGTCAGGCCTGCTGCCCCACCTTGAAAAAAATCCTTTTACATCATCTATCACCGTCATCGATGAACGGGTGAACCGACTTTACGGTGAAAGGTTTTTCGGGCTTACGGACAAGACAGGCAAACCCTCATTCCGTTTTATTCTCCCTGAGGGCGAGCAAAGTAAATCATTCCCCTTTCTGGAATCACTCTGCAGGGACATGGCAAGGAACGGAATGGATCGCGGGTCCCTGGTATTGGCACTGGGTGGTGGTGTGGTTGGTGATCTGGCAGGTCTTGCCGCCTCCGTATATCTTCGGGGAGTCCGCCTTATCCAGCTTCCAACAACCCTGCTTTCCATGGTGGACAGCAGTGTTGGTGGAAAAACCGGGATTAACATATCCGAGGGGAAAAACCTGATCGGAACCTTTTACCAGCCGGAAGCCGT
The window above is part of the bacterium genome. Proteins encoded here:
- a CDS encoding pilus assembly PilX N-terminal domain-containing protein translates to MNTIQINHGHEASRGQRGTALVLSLFLITVLTVLGTMVLNTAIVEIKMAQNQKISSQVFYAAEAGLERGLLMLIEDFDTEGGSAWGNANYVGWAETVTESAVSGSTTFDPDVRSLDMYISSPDANLKKLTLSGGHGVNNLTFDLYIYKVGSSEAYVMSNAYGNGGMAAIEYHLAVEDMSPYNNAIFTGAGVSGHFQGSVNLAGSIYSRGTLDVGANVQVTNNYTTGHHPLAPGDALYDMLPAVTDLDTKVRVKGGDLNIESTSAQIGYAGTDNRIEGIYVDGATNIDAVGTHYYDEHTSEVPDVPLPSIYDGIREIFDDNSLNLDTCIAAKSGANDAAIATSIYADWVSGTGCASSLSSSGMVINASDFGSPAVIDGSTGNLTYDDGAGNGMYFDDATDTLTIKGNVVILGDLKFGQSNGNDDITYEVYGDNSGGFSQADGGTLYCSGDLEIRGGFSPDPSKGYLKGVTGVDDINSLGVVTPGDITFTGKNDNIHAGFYFAEGQVNFNKQSKFAGTIIGGLVNFSQVPDVYQVPNLKNYLPPGVPGGQTIVKLTSREWRRVY
- a CDS encoding helix-turn-helix transcriptional regulator, encoding MKKGKKVQLKSNLKPNNVRNIREAKLMSKSELAKAADLSIPTIDRVEKGHPCRMETMRKIIKALGLTLDERNTVFLE
- the pilM gene encoding type IV pilus assembly protein PilM, with protein sequence MALIGGSKAIAGLDIGSSSIKIVLLKETGKGYRLLNMGIRPLPQEVIVDGAIMDAGVISDTLRDMVREMKLKVKDVAVSVSGHSVIIKKIKIQEMTEEELEKNIQFEAEQYVPFDASEVNMDFVIMGTVEGEGKMEVLLVVVKKDVINDITTVVSDAGLNPIVVDVDAFALQNMYETNYVMNPEDVVALVNVGASTTNINIIRDGVSIFTRDVSVGGNQYTESIQKQLQVSYDEAELLKKGESVGEKGAADVEAIMVTISGNLAQEIQRSLDFFNSSNPDIQISRVSLCGGGAKVESVVKAMEQRLGIQVEMVNPLEAITVNRKKFDPDLIADMAPMLGIGVGLAIRKAHDR
- a CDS encoding PilN domain-containing protein codes for the protein MIKINLLPVREERRRLGARQEQMFFALIMILAVIGVYYWHATTNAKIKDLRIHITQAEQDITRLSKIVKEVEKFKADKKILEGKIAVIDKLKTFRQVQIHYMDELNKALPSQVWLEYYQQKGDTLVLRGKSLSTDDIAGFMRNLESSVYFEDIRLDQTSQKEQSVGDRKMKVNDFSLRLMVVPAGGKG
- a CDS encoding type 4a pilus biogenesis protein PilO, whose amino-acid sequence is MAIDAQTIANLSPAKKILLVLVSVVLVFGLYWQLAYKGKARTIDRLRNDLSNKQAKLNENEAIARNLPRFKEEVQKLNQQLGKVVQELPNKREIPDLLEKISNLGALNGLEVIYIKPQNDVDQGFYAEVPIAIKVKGGYHEVGLFLDALSRLPRIINVSDITMGNAKEDERSGVIVLDISALATTYRYVEKGG
- a CDS encoding pilus assembly protein PilP, with translation MSFRNFSLPVLLIFLTGVMVAGSACSKKAPPSKPLAPLAVTPKKAAPAATATVAAEDQVSAFGYEVSGRNPFGSLLRVKKLVAEGIPEEQLTPLQRIPVTDMKVESIIISSRKSVAHVITPDGKAHIIAIGTLMGRHKGKVVRMNSDEIIVEEQFEDYLGRAFKQETVLRLREKEGENL
- the pilQ gene encoding type IV pilus secretin PilQ, with the protein product MKRFIAKLPWVLLAVFALVASGCAAPKSQMRSSVEEAALASVTSVTGEELPDRVRLNIEGTATLAYTVFRLSEPLRLIVDLADTDITGLGELITVDLGNVATVSPIQLYEDAGRIGRLEVSLVELWDYETSRADNTIIIDFLKPVTVSEETPQADEMLPAQPVSDKPPVEVVELELTPGGETTDAQGEIMAEGTAAAQVQEDLPPAGFINSVLFVEAGDGLTVEFVADGSVSEYLTMELSDPTRLVLDVQNVAKGFAPSRIPVEMGGVTNIRVGEHYDQNKLRFVFDMEGDQIPPYFVESAGSGLVLRIGEGVVPVQQIEAAAAQPEFEPEPASSFTEVSASAQVAMADKSEESLEPAPATAVAGAVAQSDSGVSEIRYRAEVSGGAVLVISDPPVEYEISQPDASHLLIDLRDVALSRDLVRSQDTRDMDGALQSMSSYNPRGGGGGRISLTFIPGTTYEVDQTGGTLTVSLTAPAAVPMAQSIAQKVQPEAVALIQTPVSPALVPAAATASATEKMVVEDIAVPREVGPQYTGERITLDFQNADLLNVLRLIAEVSGLNIITAEGVGGKISMRMQDVPWDQALDIILKTKGLGQVREGNVVRIAPRAILEGERIAELKAKEAEVKMENLILEIVPISYSKAEDLVSQLNSFLSARGSITTDKRTNSLIVKDIEENVKKIKDLVGELDVPTPQVRIEARIVIVDEGYVKNLGIQWGGVHDDGAGTQIFGESGTSSTGFSGALVNMPASNANTVLGFTFGNINNFTNLDLRLSALEQTNNGRIISSPSLLVIQNETANIEVNNPFPENRTSTEVSDEGSTTTTEVSFPDIWTKLKITPQVTSSDDIFMEVLVEKDSKGQQAVFDDNIFTGVNKHKLETKIILKNHGTAVIGGLYTENEGQSNSSVPFFSKIPVLGWLFKNKNTSNNRDELLIFINATIVEG
- the aroC gene encoding chorismate synthase; this encodes MLRFLTAGESHGESLIAILEGLPAGLEVSSGQINLELARRQKGYGRGKRMEIESDKVEFFSGMRGGRTLGSPLAMRIKNRDWDNWQNTMGPEGRNRDARSVSSPRPGHADLAGGIKYGHKDFRNILERASARETAARVAVGAVVKALLERCGVTIGGHVVSIGGSSPSTAEFKRHREGAIAETSPVRCLDKSAEREMVKLIDKAMEDGETLGGVFEIKAFDVPVGLGSHVHWDRRLDSDLASAVMSIPAIKGVQIGSGFRAAQLPGSAVHDAIFYDKTRGFYRETNNAGGIEGGITNGETVILSAAMKPIPTLMSPLGSVHFLSKRKVDAAVERSDVTAVPAACVIGESMVAFVLAKHMCEKFGGDSMDEMLQNLEAYKSYIEKL